From Terriglobales bacterium, one genomic window encodes:
- a CDS encoding MBL fold metallo-hydrolase — protein sequence MVPAPLGKRARNFTRLIRHSAMERRIGQTRTPVLARKGELAVTFIGHSSFFVQMGGKNLAIDPNFARWLFVLKRLRRPGLRLRDLPPLDLVLVSHAHFDHLHRPSLRALARHTRQKTGAAPAIIVPRQVGDLVADLGFREIIELDWWQKHHHDGLSVTHVPSQHWGARVIRDMYRGYGGFVVQHHKHSLYHAGDTAYFPGFREIGKRLKPELALLPIGAYNPPAFRRNHANPEDAVRAFRDLGARWLVPMHYGTFRLSHEPLDEPLKLLAHEARAAGVHTRVLVLEEGVTRFFA from the coding sequence ATGGTCCCCGCACCTCTGGGCAAGCGAGCCCGCAACTTCACCCGCCTGATCCGCCACTCCGCCATGGAGCGGCGCATCGGGCAGACGCGCACCCCTGTACTGGCGCGCAAGGGCGAGCTGGCCGTCACCTTCATCGGCCATTCCAGCTTCTTCGTGCAGATGGGCGGCAAGAACCTGGCCATCGATCCCAACTTCGCGCGCTGGCTCTTCGTGCTCAAGCGGCTGCGCCGCCCGGGCCTGCGCCTGCGCGACCTGCCACCCCTCGACCTGGTGCTGGTCTCGCACGCCCACTTCGACCACCTGCACCGGCCCTCGCTGCGCGCCCTCGCCCGCCACACCCGGCAGAAGACGGGCGCCGCGCCCGCCATCATCGTGCCCCGCCAAGTGGGCGACCTGGTCGCCGACCTGGGCTTCCGCGAGATCATCGAGCTGGACTGGTGGCAGAAGCACCACCACGACGGCCTCAGCGTCACCCACGTGCCTTCGCAGCACTGGGGCGCGCGCGTCATCCGCGACATGTATCGCGGCTACGGCGGCTTCGTGGTGCAGCACCACAAGCACTCGCTCTACCACGCCGGCGATACCGCCTACTTCCCCGGCTTCCGCGAGATCGGCAAGCGCCTCAAGCCCGAGCTGGCGCTCTTGCCCATCGGCGCCTACAATCCGCCCGCCTTCCGCCGCAACCACGCCAACCCGGAAGACGCGGTGCGCGCCTTCCGCGATCTGGGCGCGCGCTGGCTGGTGCCCATGCACTACGGCACCTTCCGCCTCTCCCACGAGCCCCTGGACGAGCCCTTGAAGCTGCTCGCCCACGAGGCCCGCGCCGCCGGCGTCCACACCCGCGTCCTGGTCCTGGAAGAGGGCGTCACCCGCTTCTTCGCGTAA
- a CDS encoding DUF4147 domain-containing protein, with product MSATGKSSGGRAREMREQARALFQFALAEASIPKAFERHVHYSRGVLRVAEDLYDLGAYQRTLVLSLGKAGHSMAEALAAQMGTTASGIVAAPGEISAQVPGFRYFRGGHPTPNAESLRAADAMLKALGNCGERALVLFLLSGGGSAIVEKPIEEAITLDDLAATYRALVLSGAPIAEINAIRKHLSAVKGGRMARAAGAAQQVSILVPDVPMTALDALASGPTLPDSTTVEDCYRIAAQYGLAAQFPASVRALFESRGLEETPKKDDPVFHHARWWPILSNETAEKAAAAKASLSGFAVEVDNSCDDQEYARAADYLLDKVREQRRRVGQACLISGGEVTVSVPQECGTGGRNQHFALYCAEKMAGEKLLVLSAGTDGVDGNSPAAGAVVDGTTLERARARGLDAAAALARFDAYPFFQSLGDAIETGPTGNNLRDLRILLAW from the coding sequence ATGTCCGCGACCGGAAAAAGCAGCGGCGGCCGCGCGCGCGAGATGCGGGAGCAGGCGCGCGCTCTCTTTCAGTTCGCGCTGGCGGAGGCTTCCATCCCCAAGGCCTTCGAGCGCCACGTGCACTACAGCCGGGGCGTGCTGCGGGTGGCCGAGGACCTCTATGACCTGGGCGCCTACCAGCGCACCCTGGTGCTCTCCCTGGGCAAGGCCGGGCACAGCATGGCGGAGGCGCTGGCGGCGCAGATGGGTACGACCGCGAGCGGCATCGTGGCGGCGCCGGGAGAGATCAGCGCGCAGGTGCCCGGCTTCCGTTACTTTCGCGGCGGGCATCCCACGCCCAACGCAGAGTCGCTGCGCGCCGCCGACGCCATGCTGAAGGCCCTGGGCAACTGCGGCGAGCGCGCGCTGGTGCTCTTCCTGCTGAGCGGCGGCGGCTCCGCCATCGTGGAGAAGCCCATCGAAGAAGCCATCACGCTCGACGACCTGGCGGCCACCTACCGCGCGCTGGTGCTTTCGGGAGCGCCCATCGCCGAGATCAACGCCATCCGCAAGCACCTCTCGGCGGTGAAGGGCGGGAGGATGGCGCGGGCGGCGGGCGCGGCGCAGCAGGTCTCGATCCTGGTGCCGGATGTGCCCATGACGGCGCTGGATGCGCTGGCCTCCGGGCCCACGCTGCCCGACTCGACCACGGTGGAGGACTGCTACCGCATCGCGGCGCAGTACGGGCTGGCGGCGCAGTTTCCCGCGAGCGTGCGCGCGCTCTTCGAGAGTCGCGGGCTGGAAGAGACCCCGAAGAAGGACGACCCGGTCTTCCACCACGCGCGCTGGTGGCCGATCCTGTCGAACGAGACGGCGGAGAAGGCGGCGGCGGCCAAGGCCTCGCTCTCCGGCTTCGCGGTGGAGGTGGACAACTCCTGCGACGACCAGGAGTACGCGCGCGCGGCCGACTATCTCTTGGACAAGGTGCGGGAGCAGCGGCGGCGCGTGGGCCAGGCCTGCCTGATCTCCGGGGGCGAGGTCACGGTCAGCGTGCCCCAGGAGTGTGGCACGGGAGGGCGCAACCAGCACTTCGCGCTGTACTGCGCAGAGAAGATGGCGGGAGAGAAGCTGCTGGTGCTGAGCGCGGGGACGGACGGAGTGGACGGCAACAGCCCGGCGGCGGGAGCGGTGGTGGACGGGACGACGCTGGAGCGGGCGCGGGCGCGCGGGCTGGATGCGGCGGCGGCGCTGGCGAGATTCGATGCCTATCCTTTCTTCCAGTCGTTAGGGGATGCCATCGAGACCGGGCCGACGGGGAACAACCTGCGGGACTTGAGGATCCTGCTGGCGTGGTGA
- a CDS encoding alpha/beta fold hydrolase: MAGEIRSLFLEGPAGRLEALLNAGEADASHAALVCHPHPLYGGTMHNKVVFHAMKSLNGFGLPVLRFNFRGAGLSEGEHAQGKGETEDVRAALEWLEQEFHLPIVFCGFSFGASVGLRAACPDPRVVALISLGTPVLVEGRAYSYDILSTCGKPKLMVSGARDLFGPAAQLESVFAHAAEPKKLVIIEGADHFFDGRLREMQSAIETWLPEAVPGLKKMPATD; this comes from the coding sequence ATGGCAGGTGAGATCCGCTCGCTGTTCCTGGAAGGCCCGGCGGGGCGGCTGGAGGCCCTGCTCAACGCCGGCGAGGCGGACGCCAGCCACGCCGCGCTGGTCTGCCATCCGCACCCGCTCTACGGCGGGACCATGCACAACAAGGTGGTCTTCCACGCCATGAAGTCGCTGAACGGCTTTGGCTTGCCGGTGCTGCGCTTCAACTTCCGCGGCGCCGGGCTGAGCGAGGGCGAGCACGCCCAGGGCAAGGGCGAGACCGAGGACGTGCGCGCGGCGCTGGAGTGGCTGGAGCAGGAGTTCCACCTGCCCATCGTCTTCTGCGGGTTCTCCTTCGGGGCGTCGGTGGGACTGCGCGCCGCCTGTCCCGACCCGCGGGTGGTGGCGCTGATCTCGCTGGGCACGCCGGTGCTGGTGGAGGGCCGCGCCTACAGCTACGACATCCTTAGCACCTGCGGCAAGCCCAAGCTGATGGTCAGCGGAGCGCGTGACCTGTTCGGACCGGCGGCGCAGCTCGAGTCCGTCTTCGCGCACGCCGCCGAGCCCAAGAAGTTGGTCATCATCGAGGGCGCGGACCACTTCTTCGACGGCCGCTTGCGCGAGATGCAGAGCGCCATCGAAACATGGCTCCCCGAAGCCGTGCCGGGATTGAAGAAAATGCCAGCCACGGATTGA
- a CDS encoding M20/M25/M40 family metallo-hydrolase — translation MDIVALTRRLVDVESTTGSEGLVGEFLLAELRKLEYTVKKMPVEPERFNVFATVPGKPKPALVFSTHMDTVPPYFPSREDEERIYGRGACDAKGILAAQIAAAERLRLQDIAVGLLFLVGEERDSLGAAVANRRAPGSRFLINGEPTENKLALASKGTLRVLLTARGKSAHSAYPELGDSAIDKLLEALARLRAMPLPSDPEIGACTLNIGILEGGQAPNVVPDHAQAHLLYRLIGPSTPLRREIEAAVKGLATVQFTLEIPFIRLRTLDGLPTMVAAFTSDAPSLDQWGEPLMLGPGSIHVAHTDDEYVEKQQLHQAVELYCTVAKKLLAG, via the coding sequence ATGGACATCGTTGCCCTCACCCGCCGGCTGGTGGACGTCGAGTCCACCACCGGCAGCGAAGGCCTGGTGGGCGAGTTCCTGCTGGCGGAGTTGCGCAAGCTCGAGTACACGGTGAAGAAGATGCCGGTCGAGCCCGAGCGCTTCAACGTCTTTGCCACCGTGCCCGGCAAGCCCAAGCCCGCCCTCGTCTTCTCCACCCACATGGACACGGTGCCGCCCTACTTCCCCTCCCGCGAGGACGAGGAGCGCATCTACGGGCGCGGGGCCTGCGACGCCAAGGGCATCCTGGCGGCCCAGATCGCGGCCGCCGAGCGCCTGCGCCTGCAAGACATCGCCGTGGGCCTGCTCTTCCTGGTGGGCGAGGAGCGCGACAGCCTGGGCGCCGCCGTCGCCAACCGCCGCGCCCCCGGCTCCCGCTTCCTCATCAACGGCGAGCCTACCGAGAACAAGCTGGCGCTGGCTTCCAAGGGGACGCTGCGCGTGTTGCTGACCGCGCGCGGCAAGTCCGCCCACTCCGCCTACCCGGAATTGGGCGACTCCGCCATCGACAAGCTGCTGGAAGCGCTGGCCCGCCTGCGCGCCATGCCTCTGCCCAGCGACCCCGAGATCGGCGCCTGCACGCTGAACATCGGCATCCTCGAGGGCGGGCAGGCGCCCAACGTGGTCCCCGACCACGCTCAGGCCCACCTGCTCTACCGCCTCATCGGCCCTTCCACCCCGCTGCGCCGCGAGATCGAGGCCGCGGTGAAGGGCCTGGCTACGGTGCAGTTCACCCTAGAGATCCCCTTCATCCGCTTGCGCACGCTCGACGGCCTCCCCACCATGGTGGCGGCTTTCACCTCCGACGCGCCTTCGCTCGACCAGTGGGGCGAGCCGCTGATGCTCGGCCCCGGCTCCATTCACGTCGCCCACACTGACGACGAGTACGTGGAGAAGCAGCAGCTCCACCAGGCGGTGGAGCTGTACTGCACCGTCGCGAAGAAGCTGCTCGCGGGGTGA